A region of the Candidatus Giovannonibacteria bacterium genome:
TTTCCACCTCTACGTTCATCTCCGCCGCCAATTCCTCCGCCAGCGGCTCCCGGCCCAAATCCTGCGTAAGACGCCGTCTCACCTGCTGATATTTTGAGATAGTTTCAACCATGTGCACGGGTATGCGGATGGTTTTCCCCTGGTCGGCAATCGCTCGGGTAATTGCCTGCCTTATCCACCAGGTGGCGTATGTTGAAAACTTATAGCCCTTCCGCCAGTCAAACTTCTCCACCGCGCGGAAAAGGCCCAAATTTCCCTCCTGAATTAAATCCAGCATAGTGAGGTTCGGCGTCCGCCCAACGTATTTTTTGGCGATGGAGACCACCAGCCGCAGGTTTGCCTGCGCCAGCCGGTTCTTGGCGTCCTCGTCGCCGGCTTCAATTTTTCTGGCGAGTTCTTTTTCCTCATCGCCCGAAATTAAGGGTATGCGCCCGATTTCTTTTAAATACATCTGCACGGAATCGGAGGCGGCGACGTCTTCGGGCGCCAGAGCGCCCCGGCGCGATTTCTTGCGCTCCGGTTTTCCTTCCGCTTTCTTCTCTATGGGAATTTCCAAAAGTTCTCTTCCTTCAAGCACGTCCACCCCCGCGGCTTCCAGCCGGGAATAAAGGTCTTCCAAAAAAACCACGTTATATTCAATGTGCGGGAAAGCCGAAAGAATCTCCGCGTAAGTCAAAAAACCGCGCTCTTTGCCTTTCTTAAGGAGCGCCTCAACCCTTTCCTCGCTGAATTCTTTTTTCAGCTCCGCTTTGGTCAATCTCAAGGGTGCACGCCGAGGATTTTTTGCGAGCGCTTTAATCCTCTTGGCCTGCCCGCCGGCAAGGCGGGCCGATTTTTTCGGCTTATTTTTTTTCTTGTCCTTTTTCGTCATATTTGATTCAATTCTTTAGAAACTTTATGGAATTCCCCCAAGAGCGTTTTTAAATTTCCCGCGCCTTTGCGCTCCGCGCCGCTTATCTCTCCGGAAAGCGCAACGAGGCGCTCCTTCAAATATTCTTTTTTCAGTTCCCGCTGGCATTTTATAAATTCAACTTCGGCGTCGGCGAGATTGTTGAGCAAAATCTCGGCGAAGATGGCGGTTTTGTTGCTTTGGGCGAGCAGATTTTGGAAGGCCGGGTCAATCTTTTGGGCAAGCGCCGGATATTCCGCGGCGATGGCTAAAATCCTGCTCTCAAGCAACGACTTTCTATTATTATGCGCAGTTCCCTGTTCATCTCCCAAAACATTTTCTCCCTGGGAAGGAGCGGCGTTCGCCTTTTTTAAAGCCGCCCAAACTGCTTCTTCTTTTATATTTAAAATATTGCTCAATTCCCTCGCCCAATGTGCGCGCTCAAGCTCGCCCAAAGACGCCACAACCGGCAAAACAGTTTTTTGGATTTCTCGTTTGGCTTCCGGGGACGCCGGGTGGAATTTTTTCACGGCCGAATCCAGATAAAATTCAACAATGTGACGCGAACCAGAAACTGCTTTCTGCCAAATCTCCGGATTTTTCGCGACGGCTTCGGCCGGGTCTTTAACGCCTTCGCCCAGCCCGCCGGCCACTCTCACCTCAAATCCGCGCTCCAAAGCCAAAGCAATGCCGCGCTTTGCCGCCGACTCTCCGGCCGAGTCCGCGTCAAAAGACAAAGTCAGCTTATCGGCAAGCCGTTTAACTGTCTTTAGCTGGTCTTCAGTGAACGCGGTTCCCGAAGAGGCCGCGACATTTTTCACTCCGCCCTGCCAGGACATAATCGCGTCCATATAGCCCTCAACCACAACGCATTCTTTTTGGCGCATAATTTCCGTCTTTGATTTGTTGAGCCCGTACAAAGTTTTGCTTTTTTGGTAAAGAAGAGTTTCCGGGGAATTTATATATTTGGCGCCGACGCTTTCGGTCGGCGTCCCGACCCTTTCAGGCGTCGGGACTTCCAATATTCTCCCTCCGAAAGCAACGACGCGGCCGTTATAATCAAAAATCGGAAACATTATCCGCCCGCGGAAGCGGTCGTAAAAATCGCGCTGATTTTTGATCACCAGCCCCGATTTTTCTATCTCTGCCACGGAAAAACTCTTGTTTTTTAAATGAGCACAGAGCGCGCGCCATTCATCCGGCACGTATCCCAACCGGAACTCGCGGATGGTTTCATCAGTCAAGCCACGGGATTTTAAATATTTTAGCGGGCGCGAAATTGCGTCTGAAATTTCCTTATCCCTACCCTCGGTCGCTAACACTCCCTCGGGCGCACGCCCACGCCTAGAAATTTCATCCGCAACTTGCGCGCCCGTCCACAAATTTCCTTCAAAAAATTTCGCGGCTTCCTCCAGAAGCGCGAACTGCCGCGCGCGCTCCGTGCGAAACCGCGGGTCTTCTCTTTTTAGCTCCACCCCGGCGCGCTCCGCCAAGGTCCGCAGAGCGTCGCCGAACTCCACTCCTTCAATCTGCTGGATAAATTCAAAAATGTCCCCGCCCTTGCCGCAGCCGAAGCAATGCCAAATCTGCCGGGCCGGGGAGACGTTAAAAGAAGGCGTCTTCTCGCTATGGAACGGGCAAAGCGCCCTGAAATTGGCGCCGGCTTTGGCGAGCCGGACATACGAGCCCACCAAATCCACGACGTCCACGCGGCTTTTTATTTCATCAATTTGAGAAAGCATAAGGTGCGACCATTATAACACACCTTAATTTTTTACCATATGCCTTTTTCTCTTCTAATTCCCTTAAAATATGCTTCAATCCGCCTGCGGTTTGCCGGCGAGAGCACCTCCGGCAAATTATCAAAATCAAAAAATCCGCGCTCCATTATTTCAAAATTTGGTGAAAATTTAAGGTTGCCGCCGAAATCTTCCGTAAAAAGAACCGTAACCGTGTCCCGCTTGCCCATAAGCCCGTGGTAAGTGCCGAGCTCCCCGCCGAACGAATTAACCGCAAGCCCGGTTTCTTCCAAAACTTCCCTTTTTGCGGCTTCTTCCAGCGCCTCATTCGCGCCCACTCCTCCGCCAGGCAAAGTCCATACTCCGGGAGCGTACCAATGCCGCACCAAAACAACGCGCCCCTCGCGGACAAGAATAACGCGCGCCCCATGCGAAACGTGCCTCCGCCCGAATGCGCGCCGCGCCAAATACCGCGCCGTATGCGCGGTAAAAAGTGCCGCAAGCGAGCAATAAAAAAATATTTTCTTAAGAAACTTTATAATGGTCATTATTTGTTTTTCGGTGTCTGTTTGAAAATATCCGAACGGCTAAAACTTAGAGCCAGGATTTTAGCGCTTGATTTCCAACCAGACTGCGGGTTCACTGCTTGTAACCCGTAAATCGTGTCCGGCGGGTATTACTCCGACTTCGCCGGGGCCAAATTCAATTTCATCACCTCCGGGCATACGGACATGGAATTTACCTGAAACTACGTATAGCATATGGTCGTATGGACAATCTTCCCCATGATACTCCGGCTGTGCCGTATTCCTCTGCAATTTAAGACCCTCTCCCACATCAAGAATTTCAAGCTTCATCGTTTCTTTTGGATTGTAGACTTCATCCGGGGATGTAAAACTCTTCTTAATAATTGATTTCATGTCTCTATTATACTGATTTTACTTTTTGGCACAATGACTTCATTTCCTAACTGGCGGTGTATTCTAAAAATAGCTCGAACGGAATTCTGCCCTCGTCCGCCTTCGACGGACTCGGAATGGGCGGGCGGGCAAAATGAAAGGCGAAGCCGAGAACATTAACAATTTCAAGTTTTTCTTTGGCGGAATACAAATTCGAGCGTGCGAAGCACGCACAAAATTGTTCTTCACAAAAAAGAAAGGCGCCGTACCCGAAAGTCGTGCGCCCATCAAGAGTGGAGTCAGGCATTCGCGGGACTCCGTACATCATGGAGCGGTAGCGAGGATTGGCCATTCGGATCGAGGGCAAAGCCCAACTGAATGAGCTCCGCACGATCCGGCTCGGCAAGAGCAACTCTCGGCATACCTCCTTGGTTGGACTTGCGAAAGCACTCGATCCACTTCTCGGCGAGCCAATCGGCATACGCCTTCTGTCGATCGGGCAAGAGTCCCTCGACTTCCACGCAACGCTTGAATACTGCGTCGCTCACCCCTCGCAACCAGCCACCGCGTGGGTCCGTACGACTGTACCCGAGGCCACACACAGCGATGGTCTGCCCCGTGCGATCACGGATGGTGGCTTCGCCGGTCCCGTAGGAGACGGTGTATTCTCCGTCTCCGGCATAGTGGTCCCCGCGCGAATACTCCGTATACGAATTGACCGTCATTCGCACGTGGACGGTGTACACGTTTCCAGTGAGTATATGCTCATACATACCGTCTACCTCCTTTCAAAGGACTATGAGAACTAATTTAAGATTAGCAGAAAATACTTAATTGTCAACTAAAAACAGAAACCCTTTCGAGTTTCTGTTTTCAAAAAATCTTATGAAAAAATTTCTTTTGCCCTTATTGATAAATCCGTTTCTTTTTCGCCAAAAAAGCCCTTTCAAATCCTAGCCGAGCGGCGCGGAACGCGCCGCGAGCTGACCTCTTCAAATTTGCATTTTCCCAACTGGCGGAAGGGGCGAGATTCGAACTCGCGATCCCGTTTCCGGGATGCTCGCTCTCCAAGCGAGTGCCTTAGACCGCTCAGCCACCCTTCCATAATCCCAATAACTTTTTAAACTTTATTCCACCTTTATAACTCTTGATTTCCAACTCTCTTTGATATGCCTCCGATCTAGAACTATATTCCTCCAAATGAATAATTTTCCATGGCTTGCCATATTTTGTAGATTTTACCTCCCCAGCATTATGTTTGGCTACGCGCTTATTAATATCTTCGGTATGGCCAATATAATATCTATCATTTACTAAACTTTGAATTATATAAATCTTAAACATGCTTTTTAATTATACGCTCTCTGCCGCGTCCGCCCCGCGCCCGCCCCGTTTTGCGGGGCTGCGGGGCTGCGGCATCCCGCCACGCGGGACAAGCGAGCGCACTAGACCACTATGCGACGCCTCCGTTTCTTCGCCCCGTATCACGGCCGTAAAAAATTCCTTTCAACATCAAAAGAAGCCCGGAAATCGCCAGTACCTCGGCGGCCACCACAATACCAAAAGAATAAAACGAAAAAACTGAAAATTCAAAGGCAGAGAGGGCCGCAAGGCCCAGCACAAAAGTCCCATAGGAAAGCCACCTGGAACGCCGGCGCAAAAATTTATCCTCCAGGCGCAAACTTCGAACAAACATAATCAAGGCAAAAAACA
Encoded here:
- a CDS encoding NUDIX domain-containing protein — translated: MTIIKFLKKIFFYCSLAALFTAHTARYLARRAFGRRHVSHGARVILVREGRVVLVRHWYAPGVWTLPGGGVGANEALEEAAKREVLEETGLAVNSFGGELGTYHGLMGKRDTVTVLFTEDFGGNLKFSPNFEIMERGFFDFDNLPEVLSPANRRRIEAYFKGIRREKGIW
- a CDS encoding GIY-YIG nuclease family protein, with the translated sequence MFKIYIIQSLVNDRYYIGHTEDINKRVAKHNAGEVKSTKYGKPWKIIHLEEYSSRSEAYQRELEIKSYKGGIKFKKLLGLWKGG
- a CDS encoding sigma-70 family RNA polymerase sigma factor, producing MTKKDKKKNKPKKSARLAGGQAKRIKALAKNPRRAPLRLTKAELKKEFSEERVEALLKKGKERGFLTYAEILSAFPHIEYNVVFLEDLYSRLEAAGVDVLEGRELLEIPIEKKAEGKPERKKSRRGALAPEDVAASDSVQMYLKEIGRIPLISGDEEKELARKIEAGDEDAKNRLAQANLRLVVSIAKKYVGRTPNLTMLDLIQEGNLGLFRAVEKFDWRKGYKFSTYATWWIRQAITRAIADQGKTIRIPVHMVETISKYQQVRRRLTQDLGREPLAEELAAEMNVEVEKIHHIQKISQDTVSLEAPVGEEDEDSTLGDFLPDEKTLTPAQEAARKLLKDHLREIMVDLMPREQKILRMRFGLDDGITHTLEEVGKEFGVTRERIRQIEAKAIEKIRQHHKIVKLHEY
- a CDS encoding cupin domain-containing protein; translated protein: MKSIIKKSFTSPDEVYNPKETMKLEILDVGEGLKLQRNTAQPEYHGEDCPYDHMLYVVSGKFHVRMPGGDEIEFGPGEVGVIPAGHDLRVTSSEPAVWLEIKR
- a CDS encoding toprim domain-containing protein, translating into MLSQIDEIKSRVDVVDLVGSYVRLAKAGANFRALCPFHSEKTPSFNVSPARQIWHCFGCGKGGDIFEFIQQIEGVEFGDALRTLAERAGVELKREDPRFRTERARQFALLEEAAKFFEGNLWTGAQVADEISRRGRAPEGVLATEGRDKEISDAISRPLKYLKSRGLTDETIREFRLGYVPDEWRALCAHLKNKSFSVAEIEKSGLVIKNQRDFYDRFRGRIMFPIFDYNGRVVAFGGRILEVPTPERVGTPTESVGAKYINSPETLLYQKSKTLYGLNKSKTEIMRQKECVVVEGYMDAIMSWQGGVKNVAASSGTAFTEDQLKTVKRLADKLTLSFDADSAGESAAKRGIALALERGFEVRVAGGLGEGVKDPAEAVAKNPEIWQKAVSGSRHIVEFYLDSAVKKFHPASPEAKREIQKTVLPVVASLGELERAHWARELSNILNIKEEAVWAALKKANAAPSQGENVLGDEQGTAHNNRKSLLESRILAIAAEYPALAQKIDPAFQNLLAQSNKTAIFAEILLNNLADAEVEFIKCQRELKKEYLKERLVALSGEISGAERKGAGNLKTLLGEFHKVSKELNQI